In one window of Brassica rapa cultivar Chiifu-401-42 chromosome A07, CAAS_Brap_v3.01, whole genome shotgun sequence DNA:
- the LOC103830524 gene encoding glutathione S-transferase U20, whose amino-acid sequence MANSTILLDYWPSMFCMRARVALREKGVVFEAREEDLTNKSPLLLRSNPIHKKVPVLIHNGKPICESLNVVQYVDEAWSDKNPFFPSDPYGKAQARFWADFVDKKFSDAQFKIWGKKGEEQAAGVKEFIEAVKILEAELGDKPYFGGDSFGYVDIALITFYSWFGAYEKFGNFSIEAESPKLIAWAKRCMEKESVSKSLPDQEKIVAYAAEFRKNNL is encoded by the exons ATGGCGAACTCCACCATTCTTCTTGATTACTGGCCAAGCATGTTCTGTATGAGGGCTAGAGTCGCGCTGAGAGAGAAAGGTGTTGTGTTCGAGGCCAGAGAAGAGGATCTCACGAACAAGAGCCCTTTGCTCCTCCGGAGTAATCCGATTCACAAGAAGGTCCCGGTTCTGATCCACAACGGTAAACCGATTTGCGAGTCTCTCAATGTTGTCCAGTATGTGGACGAGGCTTGGTCTGACAAGAACCCATTCTTCCCCTCTGATCCTTACGGGAAAGCTCAGGCTAGGTTTTGGGCTGATTTCGTGGACAAGAAG TTTAGTGATGCCCAGTTCAAGATATGGGGAAAGAAAGGTGAGGAACAAGCAGCAGGGGTGAAGGAGTTTATTGAGGCAGTGAAGATTCTTGAAGCTGAGCTTGGAGACAAACCTTACTTTGGTGGAGATAGCTTTGGATATGTAGACATTGCACTTATTACATTCTACAGTTGGTTCGGAGCATACGAGAAGTTTGGTAACTTCAGCATCGAGGCAGAGAGTCCAAAACTGATTGCTTGGGCTAAGAGGTGTATGGAGAAAGAGAGTGTGTCTAAGTCTCTCCCTGACCAAGAGAAAATTGTTGCGTACGCCGCTGAGTTTAGGAAGAATAATCTCTGA
- the LOC103830525 gene encoding glutathione S-transferase U22, protein MADEVILLDFWPSPFGVRARIALREKGVEFEYREENLREKSPLLLQMNPVHKKIPVLIHNGKPVCESMNVVQYIDEVWSDKNPLLPSDPYQRAQARFWVDFIDTKVYEPADKIWSTKGEVQEKAKKEYIEALKILESELGNKPYFGGDNFGFVDIAMTGYYMWFEASEKCGNFSIEPECPTLMASAKRCLQRDSVVNSVPDPEKIVEFAFKIRKIYCV, encoded by the exons ATGGCTGATGAGGTGATCCTTCTAGATTTCTGGCCAAGCCCATTCGGTGTAAGAGCAAGGATCGCACTGAGAGAGAAAGGAGTCGAGTTTGAGTACAGAGAAGAGAATCTGAGGGAAAAGAGCCCTTTGCTTCTCCAAATGAATCCGGTTCACAAGAAGATTCCGGTTCTGATCCATAACGGTAAACCAGTCTGTGAATCCATGAACGTAGTCCAGTACATCGACGAGGTCTGGTCAGACAAGAACCCTCTCCTCCCTTCTGATCCTTACCAAAGAGCTCAAGCCAGATTCTGGGTCGATTTCATCGATACCAAG GTTTACGAACCAGCGGATAAGATATGGTCAACAAAAGGCGAGGTACAAGAGAAGGCCAAGAAAGAGTATATTGAAGCACTCAAGATTCTTGAGTCTGAGCTTGGAAACAAACCCTACTTCGGAGGAGATAACTTTGGGTTCGTAGACATTGCCATGACTGGTTATTACATGTGGTTCGAAGCATCTGAGAAATGCGGTAACTTCAGCATCGAACCAGAGTGTCCAACACTTATGGCTTCAGCTAAGAGGTGTTTGCAAAGAGACAGCGTGGTTAACTCTGTCCCTGACCCTGAGAAGATCGTTGAGTTCGCCTTTAAGATTCGCAAGATATATTGTGTCTAA
- the LOC103830526 gene encoding glutathione S-transferase U23 has translation MAEEVILLDYWSSMFGMRTRIALEEKGVKYRYREEDLSNKSPLLLEMNPIHKKIPVLIHKGKPICESIIQVQYIDEVWPDTNPILPSDPYHRAQARFWSDYIDKKTAGPCKALQRETGEKQEAAKMEFMEVLKNLDSELGDKSFFGGNVFGLVDIAFIGFYSWFRTYEVVANLSIVAEFPKLIAWAERCLKRESVAKVLPDSDKVLKSVSDYRKNILGIN, from the exons ATGGCAGAAGAGGTGATTCTTTTGGATTACTGGTCGAGCATGTTTGGGATGAGGACAAGGATTGCTCTAGAGGAGAAAGGAGTGAAGTATAGATACAGAGAAGAAGATCTGAGTAACAAGAGCCCCTTGCTTCTTGAAATGAACCCTATTCACAAGAAGATTCCTGTTTTGATACACAAAGGCAAACCGATCTGCGAATCCATCATCCAGGTTCAGTACATCGACGAAGTCTGGCCTGACACAAACCCTATTCTCCCTTCTGATCCTTACCACAGAGCTCAGGCCAGATTCTGGTCAGATTACATTGACAAGAAG ACGGCCGGACCGTGCAAGGCTTTACAGAGAGAAACAGGGGAGAAACAAGAGGCAGCAAAGATGGAGTTCATGGAAGTACTCAAGAACCTTGACTCCGAGCTCGGAGACAAATCTTTCTTTGGAGGAAACGTGTTTGGGCTAGTGGACATTGCCTTTATCGGATTCTATAGTTGGTTTCGTACGTACGAGGTGGTAGCAAACTTGAGCATCGTAGCAGAGTTTCCTAAGCTAATTGCTTGGGCAGAGAGGTGTTTAAAAAGAGAGAGTGTGGCTAAGGTCTTGCCCGACTCGGATAAGGTGCTTAAGTCAGTCTCTGACTATCGGAAGAATATTTTAGGAATCAACTAG
- the LOC103830528 gene encoding 14-3-3-like protein GF14 omega: MAVSAREEFVYMAKLAEQAERYEEMVEFMEKVSAAVDGDELTVEERNLLSVAYKNVIGARRASWRIISSIEQKEESRGNDDHVTAIRDYRSKIETELSGICDGILKLLDSRLVPAAASGDSKVFYLKMKGDYHRYLAEFKTGQERKDAAENTLSAYKAAQDIANAELAPTHPIRLGLALNFSVFYYEILNSPDRACSLAKQAFDDAIAELDTLGEESYKDSTLIMQLLRDNLTLWTSDMQDDAADEIKEASAPKPTEEQQ; this comes from the exons atggcGGTTTCTGCGCGTGAGGAGTTCGTGTACATGGCCAAGCTCGCCGAGCAAGCGGAGAGGTACGAGGAAATGGTAGAGTTCATGGAGAAAGTCTCCGCCGCCGTCGACGGCGATGAACTCACCGTCGAGGAGCGTAACCTCCTCTCCGTCGCTTACAAAAACGTGATCGGCGCCCGCCGTGCCTCGTGGCGCATCATTTCGTCGATCGAGCAGAAGGAAGAGAGCCGCGGCAACGACGACCACGTCACGGCGATCCGCGATTACAGATCTAAGATCGAGACGGAGCTCTCTGGAATCTGCGATGGGATCCTCAAGCTCCTCGATTCGAGGCTCGTCCCCGCTGCTGCTTCCGGCGATTCCAAGGTGTTTTACCTCAAGATGAAGGGGGATTACCACAGGTACTTGGCTGAGTTTAAGACTGGTCAAGAGAGGAAAGACGCCGCCGAGAACACTCTCTCCGCTTACAAAGCTGCTCAG GATATTGCGAATGCAGAGCTAGCACCAACTCACCCAATCCGTCTAGGTCTGGCATTGAACTTCTCTGTGTTCTACTACGAGATCCTTAACTCTCCTGATCGTGCCTGCAGCCTCGCCAAACAG GCCTTTGATGACGCGATAGCCGAGTTGGACACTCTAGGTGAAGAGTCGTACAAAGACAGTACCTTGATCATGCAGCTTCTCCGTGACAACCTCACTCTCTGGACATCCGACATGCAG GATGATGCTGCGGATGAGATCAAGGAAGCATCAGCTCCAAAACCAACAGAGGAACAGCAGTAA
- the LOC103830529 gene encoding serine/threonine-protein kinase SRK2C, which produces MERYDIVKDIGSGNFGVAKLVRDKVSKELFAIKFIERGHKIDEHVQREIMNHRSLNHPNIIRFKEVLLTATHLAIVMEYAAGGELFERICSAGRFGEDEARFFFQQLISGVSYCHSLQICHRDLKLENTLLDGSTAPRVKICDFGYSKSGVLHSQPKTTVGTPAYIAPEVLSKREYDGKIADVWSCGVTLYVMLVGAYPFEDPSDPKDFRKTIGRILRSQYSIPDYVRVSDLCKHLLSRIFVANPEKRITMEEIKNHSWFLKNLPVDMSEGSSRSNNPSQSEEEIVWIIEEARKAITGASGLSGAGGSGDSGSGAMGSSMDLDDLDVDYDDDIDTGDFVCTL; this is translated from the exons ATGGAGAGGTATGATATAGTGAAGGATATTGGGTCTGGTAATTTCGGAGTGGCTAAGCTTGTTCGTGACAAAGTTTCTAAAGAGCTTTTCGCTATTAAGTTCATCGAGAGAGGCCATAAG ATTGATGAACATGTTCAAAGAGAAATCATGAACCATAGGTCACTCAACCATCCCAACATAATAAGATTCAAGGAG gTTCTGTTGACGGCAACACATTTGGCTATAGTAATGGAATATGCCGCCGGAGGAGAACTCTTTGAAAGAATCTGTAGTGCCGGTAGATTTGGCGAAGATGAG GCAAGGTTTTTCTTCCAGCAGCTAATCTCAGGAGTTAGTTACTGTCATAGTCTT CAAATTTGCCATAGAGATCTAAAGCTAGAGAACACGCTATTAGATGGAAGTACAGCACCACGTGTAAAGATATGTGATTTTGGATACTCAAAGTCAGGAGTTCTTCATTCTCAACCAAAGACAACAGTGGGAACACCTGCTTACATTGCACCTGAAGTCCTTTCCAAAAGAGAGTATGATGGCAAGATCGCTGATGTTTGGTCTTGTGGAGTCACTTTGTATGTCATGCTCGTTGGTGCTTACCCTTTTGAAGATCCTTCTGATCCTAAAGATTTCAGGAAGACCATCGGTCGGATCCTGAGGTCGCAGTATTCTATACCTGACTATGTCCGAGTTTCTGATTTATGCAAACATCTTCTCTCTCGAATATTCGTGGCCAACCCTGAAAAG AGAATAACTATGGAGGAGATCAAGAATCATTCTTGGTTTCTCAAAAATTTGCCGGTTGATATGTCAGAAGGATCATCGAGAAGTAATAACCCATCTCAATCAGAGGAAGAGATAGTGTGGATCATTGAGGAAGCTCGTAAAGCGATCACTGGAGCTTCTGGACTCTCCGGTGCTGGTGGCTCTGGTGATAGCGGTAGTGGTGCTATGGGAAGTAGCATGGATCTTGATGATTTGGATGTTGATTATGACGATGATATCGACACTGGTGATTTCGTTTGCACTTTGTGA
- the LOC103830531 gene encoding RNA-binding protein 24, translating to MYQTSYYRSPFGDTTFTKVFVGGLAWETPAAEMRRYFDQFGEILEAVIITDKNTGKSKGYGFVTFQEADSATRAVAAPNPVIDGRKANCNIASFGRPRPSPPRGRGQTGSPSPYQSGGPSAYTGMAAPLPPASAAHQLMYPSYGYTYNPDQFRYHQAMYNTQLQQAQYYQQQQQLYGGGATSPSAATIMPSPYYYGYSLQASRVPYQHHHPHLPQPYNPQQQQQHQRFTSPPLLVYPSSSPFSSPLQGLLSSSEESEAPQQVSAKVEATTAPESTSSKEPTSS from the exons atgtatcaAACGAGCTATTACCGATCACCGTTCGGAGACACGACTTTCACCAAAGTGTTCGTTGGAGGATTAGCATGGGAAACTCCCGCCGCAGAAATGCGTCGTTACTTTGATCAGTTCGGAGAGATTCTTGAAGCCGTCATCATCACAGATAAGAACACCGGCAAATCTAAAGGCTACGGTTTC GTGACGTTCCAGGAGGCTGATTCTGCGACCAGAGCCGTGGCAGCTCCTAATCCTGTGATCGACGGGAGAAAAGCCAATTGTAATATTGCTTCTTTTGGACGGCCCCGACCATCTCCACCTAGAG GCCGAGGACAAACAGGAAGTCCGAGTCCGTACCAAAGTGGAGGACCATCAGCCTATACGGGGATGGCTGCACCGCTGCCACCGGCTTCAGCTGCCCACCAGCTCATGTATCCTTCCTATGG GTACACCTATAACCCTGATCAATTTCGGTACCACCAA GCAATGTACAACACACAGTTGCAACAAGCACAGTACTATCAACAGCAGCAACAACTATATGGAGGAGGAGCAACATCACCATCAGCAGCAACAATAATGCCTTCTCCTTACTATTACGGCTATTCTCTTCAAGCTTCTAGAGTGCCATACCAACACCATCATCCTCATCTTCCTCAACCGTATAAccctcaacaacaacaacagcatcAACGGTTTACTTCTCCTCCTTTACTCGTTTACCCATCCAGTTCACCTTTTTCATCTCCTCTCCAAGGATTACTCTCTTCTTCCGAAG AATCTGAAGCACCCCAACAAGTGTCAGCAAAAGTTGAAGCAACAACTGCACCTGAAAGTACATCCAGCAAAGAACCAACTTCTTCTTGA